Proteins encoded by one window of Longimicrobium sp.:
- a CDS encoding ABC transporter permease: MIGYLLRRILGAIPLLLGILTLIFFVVHLAPGDPTARFFSPNVAPEVIEQMRRNLGLDQPLHIQYFKWLWSFIRGDFGYSFGQMRPIGEILPEVLWNTVQLTLISLVVIFAVGMLIGIVQAVRQYSIADNVLTFLALFFYSMPSFWFALMLILIFSLKANTAGWPIQFPASGMTGVEYDYLSFGGKVSDRIMHLILPATALGIGSAAGVARYMRGSMLEVIHQDFIRTARAKGLSERTVVFKHALRNALIPIITLLGLYLPFLLSGAVLVETIFGWPGMGRAIVDAILQRDYPMVMATSFVIAAIVVAGNLLSDVLYAVVDPRIRTD, translated from the coding sequence ATGATCGGATACCTGCTGCGCCGCATCCTGGGCGCCATCCCCCTGCTGCTGGGGATCCTGACGCTGATCTTCTTCGTGGTGCACCTGGCGCCCGGGGACCCCACGGCGCGTTTCTTCTCGCCCAACGTGGCCCCCGAGGTCATCGAGCAGATGAGGCGCAACCTGGGGCTCGACCAGCCGCTCCACATCCAGTACTTCAAGTGGCTCTGGTCGTTCATCCGCGGCGACTTCGGCTACTCGTTCGGGCAGATGCGGCCCATCGGCGAGATCCTGCCGGAGGTGCTGTGGAACACGGTGCAGCTCACCCTAATCTCGCTGGTGGTGATCTTCGCGGTGGGGATGCTGATCGGGATCGTGCAGGCCGTGCGGCAGTACTCCATCGCCGACAACGTGCTCACCTTCCTGGCGCTCTTCTTCTATTCGATGCCGTCGTTCTGGTTCGCCCTGATGCTGATCCTGATCTTCTCGCTCAAGGCGAACACGGCCGGGTGGCCCATCCAGTTCCCCGCGTCAGGCATGACGGGGGTGGAGTACGACTACCTGAGCTTCGGCGGCAAGGTGAGCGACCGCATCATGCACCTTATCCTCCCCGCCACGGCGCTGGGGATCGGGTCGGCGGCGGGCGTCGCGCGGTACATGCGCGGCTCCATGCTGGAGGTGATCCACCAGGACTTCATCCGCACCGCGCGGGCGAAGGGCTTGAGCGAACGGACGGTGGTGTTCAAGCACGCGCTGCGGAACGCGCTGATTCCCATCATCACGCTGCTGGGGCTGTACCTGCCCTTCCTGCTCAGCGGCGCGGTGCTGGTGGAGACGATCTTCGGGTGGCCGGGGATGGGGCGGGCGATCGTCGACGCCATCCTCCAGCGCGACTACCCGATGGTGATGGCCACGTCGTTCGTGATCGCCGCCATCGTGGTGGCGGGCAACCTGCTCTCGGACGTCCTATACGCGGTGGTCGACCCCCGCATCCGTACGGATTAA